The proteins below come from a single Methanospirillum lacunae genomic window:
- a CDS encoding DNA topoisomerase VI subunit B has translation MARKKEPVPVQAELPAETLADELARQQRSISVAEFFEKNKHLLGFDSPVRGIITTVKEAIDNALDACEEAGVLPDIYLGIFRMQEDVFKVVVEDNGPGIVPENIPFVFGKLLYGSRFHQIRQSRGQQGIGISAAVLYAQLTTGTPTLVISRCGADRGAFRMLIQIKTETNEPEILSREEITWDRTHGTRIEIEFRSSLTARKRLIEYLRYTSVVNPHCRIRVDLDGETMTFDRASEEPIVPPKAIKPHPHGVELGELKRMAAATNETLRTFLIEGFTRVGEKTATEILNTAGMPDDRKASSLKIKELGTLLAAMQSANVPPPPAQQCLSPIGEDLIRQGLEKEFQLDYISARTRPAAVYHGHPFIVEAALGWGGKLEAEGTARIMRFANRVPLMYQQGACAVTGCISGVNWKTYGIGQQGLPTGPLIILVHVASTNVPFTSESKDAVASIPEIEREITLALQDLGRDLKTFIQRRDRSRQSEERARAICSIIPDIAAKVAETLDLPVPDTSPIEGQIMRRLVAKKRTTDGIVSILVSNYTSHAVDISLYAITQDDPQKADKPPVFVEKMGDDYSAVWQLRLAASETWITEFPGTGRGSIDIRGIDEKKKVVVDLDR, from the coding sequence ATGGCACGAAAGAAAGAACCCGTCCCTGTGCAGGCAGAACTGCCGGCTGAAACCCTTGCAGACGAACTAGCCCGTCAGCAGCGTAGCATTAGTGTAGCCGAATTTTTTGAGAAGAACAAACACCTACTCGGTTTTGATTCGCCGGTCCGAGGAATCATCACTACAGTGAAGGAAGCGATTGACAATGCGTTAGATGCCTGCGAAGAGGCTGGAGTGCTCCCAGACATCTACCTTGGTATCTTCAGGATGCAGGAAGATGTCTTCAAGGTCGTTGTTGAGGATAACGGGCCGGGAATAGTTCCAGAAAATATACCATTTGTCTTTGGAAAACTCCTCTATGGCTCCCGGTTCCATCAGATCCGCCAGTCCCGTGGACAGCAGGGTATCGGAATTTCTGCAGCAGTCCTCTATGCCCAGCTGACAACCGGTACGCCAACTCTTGTCATCTCCCGGTGTGGTGCTGACCGGGGAGCATTCAGGATGCTCATTCAGATAAAGACTGAGACAAACGAGCCCGAGATCCTCTCTCGCGAAGAGATAACCTGGGACCGTACCCACGGAACCAGAATCGAGATAGAATTCAGGAGCAGCCTAACTGCACGAAAACGGCTCATCGAATACCTCAGGTACACCTCGGTTGTAAACCCGCACTGTCGGATCAGGGTTGATCTCGACGGTGAAACGATGACCTTTGATCGTGCAAGCGAGGAGCCCATAGTCCCGCCAAAAGCGATCAAGCCACATCCCCACGGGGTCGAACTGGGCGAACTCAAACGAATGGCAGCTGCCACCAATGAAACGCTCAGGACATTTCTGATTGAAGGGTTCACCAGGGTCGGTGAGAAGACAGCAACTGAGATCCTGAATACGGCCGGAATGCCAGATGACCGCAAGGCTTCCTCTCTGAAAATAAAAGAACTTGGTACCCTGCTGGCAGCAATGCAGAGTGCAAATGTACCTCCGCCGCCAGCCCAGCAGTGTCTCTCCCCGATAGGCGAAGATCTCATCAGACAGGGCCTTGAGAAAGAGTTCCAGCTCGATTACATCTCGGCACGGACACGGCCTGCCGCAGTGTACCATGGACACCCGTTTATCGTAGAGGCCGCCCTTGGCTGGGGAGGTAAACTCGAAGCAGAGGGGACTGCAAGGATTATGAGATTTGCAAACCGGGTGCCACTCATGTATCAACAGGGAGCCTGTGCTGTCACTGGCTGTATCAGCGGGGTAAACTGGAAGACATACGGGATCGGCCAGCAGGGACTTCCAACAGGACCATTGATCATCCTCGTGCATGTGGCATCAACCAATGTCCCGTTTACAAGTGAGAGCAAGGATGCTGTTGCATCAATTCCTGAGATCGAGCGGGAGATAACCCTGGCTTTGCAGGATCTCGGGCGTGATCTCAAGACATTTATCCAGCGCCGTGACCGGAGCAGACAGAGTGAAGAACGGGCCCGGGCTATCTGTTCGATCATTCCCGATATTGCGGCAAAGGTCGCAGAGACTCTGGATCTTCCGGTCCCTGATACTTCACCTATTGAAGGGCAGATCATGCGACGGCTGGTAGCCAAGAAGAGGACTACAGATGGAATAGTCTCTATTCTTGTGAGCAACTACACCTCACATGCAGTTGACATCTCTCTTTATGCAATCACCCAGGATGATCCACAGAAAGCAGACAAACCACCGGTTTTTGTTGAAAAAATGGGCGATGATTACTCGGCAGTATGGCAGCTCCGCCTTGCAGCTTCAGAGACCTGGATCACTGAATTCCCCGGGACAGGGAGGGGAAGTATCGACATCAGGGGAATAGACGAGAAAAAGAAAGTGGTGGTGGATCTTGATAGATAA
- a CDS encoding DNA topoisomerase IV subunit A encodes MDKEARKKETLNKLLGIPRQWYSQMTRGDLPSITMPTRTKKNIEYDEDTEVWKYGDRERLREAGSEKSALHILKMAYVIWFIRHQIVENRSSTLRELYYISEGWKRAKFGAQNDSNLLIEDLEILTDVQREQFNLRPEEDGASIFGPLKIREETRRGPKEIHCGNDVGETGYQIPTNVEKLELVDHDAKMVIAIETGGMYARLIENGFDEKYDAILVHLKGQPARSTRRVLNRLAKEFELPVTVFTDGDPWSYRIYASVAYGSIKSAHISEILATPSARFIGVQPTDIRDYDLPSDKLTDQDISALRAELTDPRFATDYWREQIDLQLSLNLKSEQQAFAARGLDFVTDEYLPARLSEMGVLKR; translated from the coding sequence ATAGATAAGGAAGCCAGAAAAAAGGAGACCCTGAATAAGCTGCTGGGAATTCCAAGGCAGTGGTACTCCCAGATGACCAGGGGGGATCTTCCATCCATCACGATGCCGACCAGAACCAAAAAGAACATCGAGTACGATGAAGACACCGAGGTCTGGAAGTACGGAGACAGGGAGAGACTTCGTGAGGCAGGCAGCGAGAAGAGCGCCCTGCATATTCTCAAGATGGCATATGTGATCTGGTTTATCAGACACCAGATCGTGGAGAACCGTTCATCCACATTAAGAGAACTGTATTACATCTCTGAGGGCTGGAAGAGGGCTAAGTTTGGAGCCCAGAATGATTCCAACCTCCTTATTGAAGATCTTGAGATCCTGACAGATGTTCAACGTGAGCAGTTCAACCTCAGACCAGAAGAAGACGGGGCTAGTATATTTGGCCCGCTAAAAATAAGAGAAGAGACCAGGCGTGGTCCTAAAGAGATCCACTGTGGTAATGATGTCGGTGAGACCGGGTACCAGATCCCAACAAACGTAGAGAAACTGGAACTTGTGGATCATGACGCAAAAATGGTTATCGCAATTGAAACCGGTGGTATGTATGCCCGTCTGATTGAAAACGGGTTTGATGAGAAGTACGATGCCATCCTCGTCCATCTCAAAGGTCAGCCTGCCCGATCAACACGACGTGTGCTCAATCGACTTGCCAAAGAGTTCGAACTCCCGGTCACGGTCTTCACCGATGGCGACCCATGGTCATACCGCATCTATGCATCAGTTGCGTACGGATCGATAAAAAGTGCTCACATTTCGGAGATTCTTGCAACTCCATCAGCCCGGTTCATCGGTGTTCAGCCGACTGACATCAGGGATTATGATCTCCCTTCAGATAAACTAACTGACCAGGATATTTCAGCTCTCAGAGCAGAGCTCACAGATCCGAGGTTTGCAACTGACTACTGGCGTGAACAGATAGATCTCCAGCTCTCACTAAACCTGAAGTCAGAACAACAGGCATTCGCTGCCCGAGGGCTTGACTTCGTCACTGACGAGTACCTCCCGGCCCGACTTTCCGAGATGGGTGTTCTGAAACGGTGA